In a single window of the Prosthecobacter sp. SYSU 5D2 genome:
- a CDS encoding condensation domain-containing protein codes for MSQDLRANLKQWLASGEIRLQPLSLPQRELWETSPIAPGDIGNHICAFIEVKGNITAEDCREAIRLVVERQEVLRLSFLPGKEQPFQMIRKTGTVVMNYRELTPEQCSKEGLEEVMKEIFNQPFDMLRGPLYRVEMLQRGPGELVLVFAIHHAIADGWTLGVFVQELAGAYIQNKMNGGGSLPEVEMSYTAWAAAERATWQPAEIESRTVFWQKHLADTVRLWDRPADPSQRAGKLTYWAASIPPELVREIRAVAKTTGTTLFNTLLTAFQATLAQWTGKTDIVVGTPVANRTRQQAKETMGYFAGVVPLRGKVDASQTFAAAARAVQETSMDCFAQAMPFAELAKALGICQEEGHNPIFDVRFALQNHPVPDITLPSLSFKLRMRSTGTARFDLACEITEDGDEFEIVWLYRPSLFLPEDVQELNRRYQTLLENVSRSPHSPLSAAMAC; via the coding sequence ATGTCCCAAGACCTCCGAGCCAACCTCAAACAGTGGCTGGCCAGCGGCGAAATCCGCCTCCAGCCACTGAGCCTGCCCCAGCGTGAGCTGTGGGAAACCTCCCCCATCGCCCCCGGCGACATCGGCAATCACATCTGTGCTTTCATCGAGGTGAAAGGCAACATCACCGCCGAGGACTGCCGTGAGGCCATCCGCTTGGTGGTGGAGCGCCAGGAGGTCCTGCGGCTGTCTTTTCTCCCTGGCAAGGAGCAGCCCTTCCAGATGATCCGCAAGACCGGCACCGTCGTGATGAATTATCGTGAGCTGACGCCGGAACAGTGCTCCAAAGAAGGTTTGGAAGAGGTGATGAAGGAGATCTTCAACCAGCCCTTCGACATGCTGCGCGGCCCCCTTTACCGGGTGGAGATGCTTCAGCGTGGACCGGGGGAACTGGTGCTCGTATTTGCCATCCACCATGCCATTGCCGATGGCTGGACCCTGGGCGTCTTTGTCCAAGAGCTGGCCGGGGCGTATATCCAGAACAAGATGAACGGCGGGGGCTCCCTGCCGGAGGTGGAGATGTCTTATACCGCCTGGGCCGCTGCGGAACGCGCCACCTGGCAGCCGGCGGAGATTGAATCCAGAACCGTATTCTGGCAAAAGCATCTCGCTGACACCGTCCGCCTCTGGGACCGTCCTGCCGATCCCAGCCAGCGGGCCGGCAAGCTGACCTATTGGGCCGCCAGCATCCCGCCAGAACTGGTGCGTGAAATCCGTGCCGTGGCCAAGACTACCGGCACCACTCTTTTTAACACCTTGCTCACCGCCTTTCAGGCCACCCTGGCCCAGTGGACCGGCAAGACGGACATCGTCGTCGGTACGCCCGTGGCCAACCGCACACGCCAGCAGGCCAAGGAAACCATGGGCTACTTTGCCGGAGTCGTGCCGCTGCGCGGGAAAGTGGATGCCTCCCAGACCTTTGCTGCCGCCGCCCGTGCCGTACAGGAGACCAGCATGGACTGCTTCGCCCAGGCCATGCCCTTTGCCGAGCTGGCCAAGGCGCTCGGCATCTGTCAAGAGGAAGGCCACAACCCCATTTTTGATGTCCGTTTTGCCCTGCAAAATCATCCGGTGCCGGACATCACCCTGCCCAGCCTGTCCTTTAAACTGCGCATGCGCTCCACCGGCACCGCCCGCTTTGATCTCGCCTGTGAAATCACCGAGGATGGGGATGAATTTGAGATCGTCTGGCTTTACCGCCCCTCTCTTTTCCTGCCGGAAGATGTGCAGGAATTGAACCGGCGATACCAGACCCTGCTGGAAAACGTATCCCGTTCACCCCATAGTCCGCTTTCCGCCGCCATGGCCTGTTGA
- a CDS encoding fatty acid desaturase — MMNAANPSSDPLDMNVKGDLADPHEPHWISRSAFQILVFILAGIHAVLFAALYYENWWLAVPVILLAGHFMHGVLIGFHEASHGLLRKNRTFNEFDGVLIGTLGLFSFTLYRVVHQKHHMYLATEKDEELWPFNDPSKPRWFRCTAAFLELTVSLFSTPYLFLRCFFAKDTTIRSPRVRKRIWKELIGTVVFWTLVVSIVAWFDLWKYFLCMYLIPAMLAANLQSWRKYVEHVGLRGTSATGATRSIVSEGLAGRLLAFSLLHEPFHGLHHRHAGWHHYELPAHAPELNPQTPEETTPYPNYRSAVMDLLRCLADPKVGPQWYRNETSAQPSPSPAANTLTA, encoded by the coding sequence ATGATGAATGCCGCCAACCCATCCTCCGACCCTCTGGACATGAATGTCAAAGGTGACCTTGCCGATCCGCATGAGCCGCATTGGATCAGCCGCTCCGCTTTTCAAATTTTGGTTTTTATCCTGGCTGGCATCCATGCAGTACTCTTTGCCGCGCTTTATTATGAAAATTGGTGGCTGGCTGTGCCAGTGATCCTGCTGGCCGGTCATTTTATGCATGGCGTCTTGATCGGTTTTCACGAAGCATCCCATGGCCTGCTGAGAAAAAACCGCACGTTCAATGAATTTGACGGCGTCCTGATCGGCACACTCGGCCTCTTCAGCTTTACCCTGTACCGGGTCGTGCATCAAAAACATCACATGTATCTGGCCACAGAAAAAGATGAAGAGCTATGGCCCTTCAATGACCCCAGCAAGCCCCGCTGGTTCCGCTGCACGGCGGCGTTTCTGGAGCTGACGGTGAGCCTCTTCTCCACCCCCTATTTGTTTTTGCGCTGCTTTTTTGCCAAGGACACCACTATCCGCAGCCCGCGTGTGCGCAAGCGCATCTGGAAGGAACTCATCGGCACGGTGGTCTTCTGGACCCTTGTCGTGAGTATTGTTGCCTGGTTCGACCTGTGGAAGTACTTCCTCTGCATGTACCTGATCCCGGCCATGCTGGCGGCGAATCTGCAAAGCTGGCGCAAATATGTGGAGCACGTAGGGTTGCGCGGTACTAGTGCCACCGGGGCCACCCGCAGCATCGTCAGCGAAGGCCTGGCCGGCCGCCTGCTGGCCTTTAGCCTGCTGCATGAGCCTTTCCATGGTCTGCACCACCGCCATGCCGGATGGCACCATTATGAACTCCCGGCTCACGCTCCCGAGCTTAATCCCCAAACCCCGGAAGAAACCACTCCGTATCCGAATTATCGCTCAGCGGTGATGGATCTCCTGCGTTGTCTTGCAGACCCCAAAGTGGGTCCCCAATGGTATCGCAATGAAACATCGGCCCAGCCATCCCCCTCCCCTGCTGCGAATACCCTGACGGCCTAA
- a CDS encoding ABC transporter ATP-binding protein: MNFLPRPAAPNPASDTPVYEALDLKKEYDGGQVQALRGVSFNVNAGEFVAITGPSGCGKSTLLQMLGALDRPSSGTLNYRGKSLPNDVEPSAYRAHQIGFIFQAFHLLPTCTAVENVQIPMFEGKLGMKQRRERAVELLEQVGLGHRLDHYPGKLSGGERQRVAIARSLANAPSVLLADEPTGNLDSTNATHVLDLLVKLHEVQKMTLIMVTHDMEIARMAGRTLLMKDGHIISNGLNKSASSPNSEAAAV; encoded by the coding sequence ATGAATTTCCTCCCCCGTCCCGCCGCCCCAAACCCGGCCTCCGATACGCCGGTCTATGAGGCGCTGGATCTAAAAAAAGAATACGACGGCGGCCAGGTCCAGGCCCTGCGCGGAGTGAGTTTTAATGTCAATGCGGGTGAGTTTGTGGCCATCACCGGCCCCAGCGGCTGTGGGAAAAGTACCCTGCTCCAGATGCTCGGGGCTCTGGACCGCCCCTCTTCAGGCACCCTGAATTACCGGGGGAAATCCCTGCCGAATGATGTGGAGCCTTCCGCCTACCGAGCCCACCAAATCGGCTTCATCTTCCAGGCCTTTCATCTCCTGCCAACGTGCACCGCTGTCGAAAATGTGCAGATCCCCATGTTCGAAGGAAAGCTGGGCATGAAACAGCGCCGCGAGCGTGCGGTGGAATTGCTGGAGCAGGTCGGCCTTGGCCACCGGCTGGATCATTATCCCGGCAAGCTCTCCGGCGGTGAAAGGCAGCGCGTAGCCATCGCCCGCAGCCTGGCCAATGCTCCCTCCGTCCTTCTCGCGGACGAGCCCACCGGCAATCTGGACAGCACCAATGCCACCCATGTGCTGGACCTCCTGGTGAAGCTGCATGAGGTGCAAAAGATGACCCTCATCATGGTCACCCATGACATGGAAATCGCCCGCATGGCCGGACGCACCCTCCTCATGAAGGATGGTCACATCATCTCCAACGGCCTCAACAAGAGCGCCTCATCCCCCAATTCCGAAGCTGCTGCCGTATGA
- a CDS encoding ABC transporter permease → MTFFSIVVRGLLRRPVRTALTLVGISLGIAAVVALVGLSEGFEKSWQTGLKVRGTDIVVSNMGGAMVPKPFSPLIRDRVAKIPQVAETCMLMVELMSVEEAEMIMVSAREWGGFTWDNLEILSGRLPNDATEQAAVLGQTAAEVLKKKVGDTLQIEATELTVVGIVNGGALVEDGSIILALPVLQTIMSSEDKINVIDVRAVPGLTEEQLDDLSKRITDAIPEIRAVSVAHHFNNSQGFKMIRAMSWGTSLLAVLVGVLGVMNTMLMTVFERKQEICVLLAIGWKRGRIVRMVLLESAILGFAGGVCGILLGVIGVKAMQSTPALRGLLEADVGAPLLLTALLISVLVGVLSGLYPAWRSSRLNPAAALNG, encoded by the coding sequence ATGACTTTCTTTTCCATTGTCGTACGCGGCCTATTGCGCCGCCCAGTGCGCACCGCCCTCACCCTGGTGGGCATCTCCCTGGGCATCGCCGCCGTGGTTGCCCTCGTGGGCCTCTCGGAAGGTTTTGAAAAAAGCTGGCAGACAGGCCTCAAGGTGCGCGGCACCGACATCGTTGTCAGCAACATGGGCGGTGCCATGGTGCCCAAGCCCTTCAGCCCCCTCATCCGCGACCGTGTGGCCAAGATCCCCCAGGTGGCTGAGACCTGCATGCTCATGGTGGAGCTGATGAGTGTGGAGGAGGCGGAAATGATCATGGTCTCCGCCCGCGAATGGGGCGGCTTCACCTGGGACAATCTGGAGATCCTTTCCGGACGGCTGCCCAACGATGCCACCGAACAGGCCGCCGTCCTGGGGCAGACCGCCGCAGAAGTCTTGAAGAAAAAAGTCGGCGATACCCTCCAGATCGAAGCCACCGAGCTCACCGTCGTTGGTATCGTCAATGGCGGCGCACTTGTCGAAGACGGCTCCATCATCCTGGCCCTGCCCGTCCTTCAGACCATCATGTCCAGCGAGGACAAGATCAACGTCATTGATGTCCGCGCCGTGCCCGGCCTCACTGAGGAACAGTTGGATGACCTGAGCAAACGCATCACCGATGCCATCCCAGAAATCCGCGCCGTCTCCGTGGCCCACCACTTCAACAACAGCCAGGGTTTCAAAATGATCCGCGCCATGAGCTGGGGCACCTCCCTCCTGGCCGTGCTGGTGGGTGTGCTCGGTGTGATGAACACCATGCTAATGACCGTTTTTGAACGGAAGCAGGAAATCTGCGTGCTCCTGGCCATCGGCTGGAAGCGCGGCCGCATCGTCCGCATGGTGCTGCTGGAATCTGCCATCCTCGGCTTTGCGGGAGGCGTCTGTGGCATCCTTTTAGGCGTTATCGGGGTCAAGGCCATGCAGTCCACGCCAGCCCTCCGCGGCCTCCTGGAGGCAGACGTGGGTGCTCCCCTGCTCCTGACCGCCCTGCTCATCTCCGTGCTAGTTGGCGTGCTCAGCGGCCTCTACCCAGCGTGGCGCAGCTCCCGCCTTAACCCGGCCGCGGCTCTTAACGGCTGA
- a CDS encoding outer membrane lipoprotein-sorting protein, whose protein sequence is MKRRSALFTPLAAALTLLASFGPSLHAADGPALTAADLASRMNAIRVDGTSFVRLRMEINGGGSIQIQAKQRMTQGGSDVVYQILFPKERKGESVLLRKPSSGAATGTVYLPPDTLKPLTAAEMKNGLFGSDLTHEDVMENFFAWSQQTLVGTEDIGRISCQILESKPSVSDRSSYASVRTWIDPRRMVPMRVEKNNASGSVLVRIETLSVAKDDLGREVPSSVHIARAGITGKGTTLDGSRIKHGVTLTDADFTPDALKSLSAPK, encoded by the coding sequence ATGAAACGCCGCTCCGCCCTTTTTACCCCCTTGGCCGCAGCCCTGACTCTGCTCGCGTCCTTTGGCCCTTCCCTTCACGCCGCTGACGGTCCTGCCCTCACCGCCGCAGACCTGGCCTCGCGCATGAATGCCATCCGCGTGGACGGCACCTCCTTTGTGCGCCTGCGCATGGAGATCAATGGCGGTGGCTCCATCCAGATCCAGGCCAAACAACGCATGACCCAAGGTGGCTCAGATGTGGTGTACCAGATCCTCTTCCCCAAGGAACGCAAAGGTGAATCCGTCCTGCTGCGCAAACCCTCCTCCGGTGCTGCCACAGGCACCGTTTACCTTCCGCCCGATACACTCAAGCCCCTCACCGCCGCTGAGATGAAAAACGGTCTCTTCGGCAGCGACCTCACCCATGAGGATGTCATGGAAAACTTCTTCGCCTGGAGCCAGCAGACCTTGGTCGGCACCGAGGACATTGGCCGCATCTCCTGCCAGATCCTTGAGTCCAAACCCTCCGTCTCCGACCGCTCCAGCTATGCCTCTGTCCGCACCTGGATTGATCCCCGGCGCATGGTGCCAATGCGCGTGGAAAAGAACAATGCCTCCGGCTCCGTGCTCGTCCGCATTGAGACGCTAAGCGTGGCCAAGGACGATCTTGGCCGCGAGGTTCCTTCCAGTGTCCACATTGCCCGCGCCGGCATCACTGGCAAAGGCACCACGCTGGACGGCTCCCGCATCAAGCATGGCGTGACATTGACCGATGCGGACTTCACTCCAGACGCTTTAAAGTCGCTATCGGCTCCCAAATAA
- a CDS encoding alpha-ketoglutarate-dependent dioxygenase AlkB — MDLFTPDPGQNLLPCDGIVNYHGPVFSPEEAQELNAALMQNIMWQNDEVVLFGKRIITSRKVAWHADNGLTYSYSGSIKQAHPWTPALIQIKDTIQQISGAVYNACLLNLYHDGSEGMGWHSDDEKSIVPASAIASVSFGAERKFSFKHKRKPEALSLLLEDGSLLVMKGSTQTHWLHSLPKSKKVTQPRINLTFRSML, encoded by the coding sequence ATGGACCTGTTTACCCCGGATCCCGGGCAGAATCTTTTGCCCTGCGATGGCATCGTCAACTACCACGGGCCCGTCTTCAGCCCGGAGGAAGCCCAGGAACTGAATGCTGCACTGATGCAAAACATCATGTGGCAAAACGATGAAGTCGTCCTCTTCGGCAAGCGCATCATCACCTCCCGAAAAGTGGCCTGGCATGCTGACAACGGCCTAACTTATTCTTATTCTGGAAGCATCAAACAGGCTCATCCCTGGACCCCGGCACTGATCCAGATCAAGGACACCATCCAGCAAATCAGCGGAGCCGTTTACAACGCCTGCCTGCTCAACCTCTACCACGATGGCAGTGAAGGCATGGGCTGGCACAGTGACGATGAAAAATCCATTGTTCCCGCCTCAGCCATCGCCTCCGTCAGTTTTGGTGCGGAACGCAAATTTTCCTTCAAGCACAAACGCAAGCCTGAGGCATTGTCCCTCCTGCTTGAAGACGGCAGCCTGCTGGTCATGAAAGGCAGCACTCAGACTCACTGGTTGCACAGCCTGCCCAAATCCAAAAAGGTGACCCAACCAAGGATCAACCTGACCTTTCGGAGCATGCTCTGA
- a CDS encoding SRPBCC family protein, producing the protein METIEKSIEVDQPIRSVYNLWTQFESFPLFMEGVKSVRQVNEKRLIWHVEIAGIIKTWEADIVEQVPDSRIAWHSTSGAVNNGMVLFEALEPERTLVTLILNYEPEGTLEKVGDVLGLVSLKVQGDLQRFKDTMEKRTTIAEGWRGEIDNGQVSPPA; encoded by the coding sequence ATGGAAACCATCGAAAAGTCTATCGAAGTGGATCAGCCCATCCGCTCAGTGTATAATCTGTGGACACAATTTGAGAGCTTTCCGCTTTTCATGGAAGGTGTGAAATCGGTGCGGCAGGTGAATGAAAAACGGCTGATCTGGCATGTGGAAATCGCCGGCATTATCAAAACCTGGGAAGCAGACATCGTGGAGCAGGTGCCGGACAGCCGGATCGCCTGGCACAGCACCAGCGGGGCGGTGAACAACGGCATGGTGCTTTTTGAAGCCCTGGAACCTGAGCGCACCCTGGTCACGCTGATCCTGAATTATGAGCCTGAAGGCACTTTGGAAAAAGTGGGGGATGTGCTGGGCCTTGTATCCCTAAAAGTGCAGGGGGATCTCCAGCGCTTCAAAGACACGATGGAAAAGCGCACGACGATTGCTGAAGGCTGGCGCGGGGAAATTGACAACGGACAGGTCAGTCCGCCGGCCTGA
- a CDS encoding NAD(P)H-dependent oxidoreductase, with translation MSETSRHPARGPQRVLVIDGHPRADSLCHSLAEAFYNGAGECGQEVRFLALRDLAFDRDEVGQELEGDVVTSQGCLTWATHVTVVCPVWWGTMPALLKGWLDRVLKPGFAFAERPDGGWEGLLKGRTATIILTLDTPHFIFRWLLGSPAVRALRDATLGFCGIGPTQVILFGPIRTSTAERRSGWLAESKMAGKSLEHQFYTRPMVRFKNWLRIARLQFYGFPAMAVTAGGLAGMSAYPEQRSWAVLAVALLGAAALEFITVLTNEIHDLKTDTANANSGPMTGGSRMLVDGHLTVAEVKRARLMVMAGLVVLAGCLWMMTPGAGLEMSALLLLGGIMGIGYTAPPMKLVYRGFGELIVAFTHSALVVMVGYVSQGGSVGDEIPWRFIAPMFLAILPSIILAGFPDYEADLAVGKRTLAVGLGRRAAAMVACACTGLAAAVQLMLFAREAPLVVTMAILGHALALGWQLLRQVREPREGRMDGLLVLALSYMVWFVIGPLWHFGSRLVGE, from the coding sequence ATGTCTGAAACGTCACGCCATCCGGCCAGAGGGCCTCAGCGGGTGCTGGTTATAGACGGACATCCACGGGCAGACAGCCTGTGCCACAGCCTGGCAGAAGCTTTTTACAACGGGGCGGGGGAATGCGGGCAGGAGGTGAGGTTTCTGGCCTTGCGGGATCTCGCCTTTGACAGGGATGAGGTGGGGCAGGAACTGGAAGGAGATGTGGTGACCAGCCAGGGCTGCCTGACCTGGGCCACGCATGTGACGGTGGTGTGCCCGGTGTGGTGGGGCACGATGCCTGCACTGCTTAAGGGCTGGCTGGACCGGGTGCTGAAGCCGGGATTCGCCTTTGCTGAAAGGCCTGACGGAGGCTGGGAAGGACTGCTGAAAGGGCGGACGGCAACGATCATTCTGACCCTGGATACGCCACACTTTATTTTCCGCTGGCTGCTGGGATCACCGGCAGTGCGGGCGTTGCGGGATGCGACCCTGGGCTTTTGCGGTATAGGACCTACGCAGGTGATTCTCTTCGGACCGATAAGAACTTCCACGGCAGAGAGGAGGTCAGGGTGGCTGGCGGAGAGCAAGATGGCTGGCAAAAGTCTGGAGCATCAGTTTTACACCCGGCCCATGGTGAGGTTTAAAAACTGGTTACGCATTGCGCGTTTGCAGTTTTATGGCTTTCCGGCCATGGCTGTCACGGCAGGTGGTCTGGCGGGGATGAGCGCTTATCCGGAGCAGAGGTCGTGGGCGGTACTGGCAGTGGCTCTGCTGGGGGCTGCCGCGCTGGAATTCATCACGGTGCTGACCAATGAAATCCACGATCTGAAAACGGACACAGCGAATGCCAACAGCGGACCCATGACTGGTGGCTCGCGGATGCTGGTGGACGGGCATCTGACCGTGGCGGAGGTGAAGCGGGCGCGCTTGATGGTGATGGCCGGACTGGTCGTTTTGGCCGGATGTTTATGGATGATGACACCGGGCGCGGGCTTGGAAATGAGTGCCTTGCTGCTCTTGGGCGGCATCATGGGGATTGGTTATACCGCACCGCCGATGAAGCTGGTGTATCGTGGTTTCGGAGAGCTGATCGTTGCCTTCACGCACAGTGCCCTCGTGGTGATGGTGGGCTATGTTTCCCAAGGTGGCAGTGTGGGGGATGAGATACCGTGGCGGTTCATTGCCCCGATGTTTCTGGCCATTCTGCCTTCCATCATCCTGGCGGGTTTTCCAGACTACGAGGCGGACTTGGCGGTGGGAAAACGCACGCTGGCAGTCGGGCTGGGTAGGCGGGCGGCAGCGATGGTGGCGTGTGCCTGCACGGGACTGGCGGCAGCGGTGCAGCTGATGCTGTTTGCCAGGGAAGCTCCGCTGGTGGTAACGATGGCCATTCTGGGACATGCACTGGCACTGGGATGGCAGCTGCTCCGGCAGGTCCGCGAACCGCGTGAAGGGAGGATGGACGGGCTGCTGGTGCTGGCCCTGAGCTATATGGTCTGGTTTGTCATCGGGCCGCTGTGGCACTTTGGTTCGAGGCTGGTGGGGGAGTAA
- a CDS encoding pseudouridine synthase → MTRTGLARALSKLGHCSRSQGFALIRAGQVMLNGRICRDPEQPVLLERDVVQVQGASVAAAKRVYVMLNKPRGLVTTASDEEGRATVYDCFEGAGLPHLSPVGRLDKASEGLLLFSNDNAWAHGITDPETHLVKNYHVQVARLVDDELLQRLRDGVVDGGEKLRMRKVSVLRIGVKNSWLDVTLDEGRNRHIRRILDAHGIEVMRLVRVSIGSLVLGDLAKGKWRHLQENEVAALQVR, encoded by the coding sequence ATGACACGCACCGGACTGGCCCGTGCTCTTTCCAAGTTGGGACACTGCTCCCGCAGCCAGGGTTTTGCACTCATCCGGGCGGGACAGGTGATGCTGAACGGGCGCATCTGCCGGGATCCGGAGCAGCCGGTGCTGCTGGAGCGGGATGTGGTACAGGTGCAGGGAGCCTCCGTCGCGGCAGCGAAGCGGGTGTATGTGATGCTGAACAAACCGCGCGGACTGGTCACCACGGCCAGCGATGAGGAGGGACGGGCGACGGTTTACGACTGCTTTGAAGGAGCCGGACTGCCGCACCTGTCGCCGGTGGGCAGGCTGGACAAGGCAAGTGAAGGGCTGCTGCTTTTCAGCAATGACAATGCCTGGGCGCATGGCATCACGGATCCTGAAACCCATTTGGTAAAGAACTATCATGTGCAGGTGGCGCGGCTGGTGGATGATGAACTGCTGCAGCGCCTCCGTGACGGGGTGGTGGATGGCGGGGAGAAACTGCGGATGCGCAAGGTCTCCGTGCTGCGCATCGGTGTGAAGAACAGTTGGTTAGACGTGACTTTGGATGAGGGGCGCAACCGGCACATCCGGCGTATTTTGGATGCGCATGGAATCGAGGTGATGAGGCTGGTGCGGGTATCCATCGGCAGCCTGGTTTTGGGAGATCTGGCTAAGGGGAAGTGGCGGCATTTGCAGGAAAATGAAGTGGCGGCTTTGCAGGTGCGATGA
- the rpmA gene encoding 50S ribosomal protein L27, with protein sequence MAHKKGQGSVKNGRDSNSKRLGVKKYGGESVISGNIIIRQRGTKWVPGANVGIGRDHTLFALVAGRVRFDKDGRRVNIDEAALQA encoded by the coding sequence ATGGCTCATAAGAAAGGTCAAGGTAGTGTTAAAAACGGTCGCGACAGCAACAGCAAGCGTCTCGGCGTGAAAAAGTACGGTGGTGAGAGCGTCATCTCCGGCAACATCATCATCCGCCAGCGCGGCACCAAGTGGGTCCCTGGCGCGAATGTCGGCATCGGCCGTGACCACACCCTTTTCGCCCTGGTCGCCGGGCGTGTTCGTTTCGACAAAGATGGTCGTCGGGTCAACATTGATGAGGCTGCTCTTCAGGCCTGA
- the rplU gene encoding 50S ribosomal protein L21 — translation MAYAIFKTGGKQYRASVGEYLDVEKLEVAEGETASFDQVLAAGEGADLKIGTPTVAGATVDFKVLKQFKAPKVTAFKFKKRKGYHLTKGHRQPLTRVQVVSINA, via the coding sequence ATGGCATACGCAATCTTCAAAACTGGTGGCAAACAATACAGAGCTTCCGTGGGTGAATACCTCGACGTGGAGAAGCTGGAAGTTGCTGAAGGTGAAACCGCTTCCTTCGACCAGGTGCTCGCCGCCGGTGAAGGTGCAGACCTCAAAATCGGCACTCCTACCGTTGCTGGTGCCACGGTTGACTTCAAGGTACTGAAGCAGTTCAAGGCTCCTAAGGTCACCGCCTTCAAATTCAAGAAGCGCAAGGGCTACCACCTGACCAAAGGTCACCGCCAGCCGCTGACCCGCGTGCAGGTCGTCTCCATCAACGCATAA
- a CDS encoding STAS domain-containing protein: protein MTPPSTILVGRIGKLFWLRVEGRGTFQNSVQVKKALQAVVANGTHDLVVDLERCPMMDSTFLGTLTGAALQLREKNGGSLSVLNANARNLQLLTDLGLDHIMEVDSAGNAWPEEREMACAQLATCSEKGASNKIEHTQHVLMAHQTLADMSNMNEGRFRDVIHFLEKELEEQPELATS, encoded by the coding sequence GTGACCCCCCCATCCACCATTCTTGTAGGCCGAATAGGCAAGCTTTTTTGGCTTCGGGTTGAAGGTCGCGGCACCTTCCAAAACTCTGTCCAGGTCAAAAAAGCTCTCCAGGCAGTCGTTGCCAACGGCACCCATGATCTCGTTGTTGATCTGGAGCGCTGTCCCATGATGGATTCCACCTTCCTGGGCACCCTCACAGGAGCCGCCCTCCAGCTCCGCGAAAAAAATGGTGGATCCCTCAGCGTCCTGAACGCCAACGCCCGCAACCTGCAACTTCTCACCGACCTCGGGCTGGACCACATCATGGAAGTGGACAGCGCAGGCAATGCCTGGCCGGAAGAACGGGAAATGGCCTGCGCCCAGCTCGCCACTTGCAGTGAAAAAGGTGCCAGCAACAAGATCGAGCACACCCAGCATGTGCTCATGGCCCATCAAACTCTGGCTGACATGAGCAACATGAACGAAGGCCGCTTCCGCGATGTCATTCATTTTTTAGAGAAGGAGCTTGAGGAACAGCCAGAACTGGCCACCTCCTAG